A genomic stretch from Acidimicrobiia bacterium includes:
- the tgt gene encoding tRNA guanosine(34) transglycosylase Tgt yields the protein MTGAVQFSISATSGTARRGTLTTPHGEVVTPGFMPVGTRASVRTLDSQDLRSLGVEMVLANTYHLMLRPGAELIDRLGGLHGFMAWNGPILTDSGGYQIFSLGPKIDEDGASFRSTYDGSPVRLSPEEAVRIQEHLGPDIAMVLDECIGLPAPRSEVQAAMERTLRWAERALEAHTRPDQALFGIVQGGTDEELRAASARATEALGFPGFGIGGLSVGESPDDRNRALEAAFSELPDRKIRYVMGLGDADGVLDAVQRGADLFDCVWPTRLARHGKVLTLDGDFNIRRAENAEAGGPIHPECGCTTCARYSRAYLRHLVVTGELAAHRLLTIHNLHFTLNLLRDAGEAIRADSFTAFRESVSERRAFSDTVGRG from the coding sequence ATGACTGGGGCCGTTCAGTTCTCGATCTCGGCCACGAGCGGCACCGCTCGCCGCGGAACCCTCACGACGCCCCACGGCGAAGTGGTCACGCCGGGATTCATGCCGGTCGGAACCCGGGCGTCGGTTCGAACTCTCGATTCGCAGGATCTGAGGTCGCTCGGAGTGGAAATGGTCCTCGCCAACACCTACCACCTGATGCTGCGGCCGGGAGCAGAACTCATCGATCGGCTGGGTGGGCTGCATGGCTTCATGGCGTGGAACGGGCCGATCCTCACCGATTCCGGTGGGTATCAGATCTTCTCGCTCGGTCCGAAGATCGACGAGGACGGAGCTTCGTTTCGGTCAACGTACGACGGATCACCCGTACGACTCAGTCCGGAGGAAGCGGTCCGAATCCAGGAACACCTCGGCCCCGACATCGCAATGGTGCTCGACGAATGCATAGGGCTGCCTGCACCACGATCCGAAGTGCAGGCGGCGATGGAGCGCACCCTTCGCTGGGCCGAGCGGGCTCTCGAAGCTCATACGCGCCCAGACCAGGCGCTGTTCGGCATCGTCCAGGGCGGTACCGATGAGGAGCTGCGGGCCGCCAGCGCCAGAGCGACGGAGGCCCTCGGTTTTCCCGGCTTCGGCATTGGGGGTCTGTCGGTGGGGGAGTCACCCGATGACCGGAATCGGGCGCTGGAAGCGGCCTTCTCCGAGTTGCCCGACCGCAAGATCAGATATGTGATGGGGTTGGGTGATGCAGATGGGGTATTGGACGCCGTCCAGCGCGGTGCCGATCTCTTCGATTGCGTGTGGCCGACCCGTCTCGCCAGGCACGGCAAGGTATTGACACTCGACGGAGACTTCAACATCCGGCGGGCCGAAAACGCCGAAGCAGGCGGCCCGATTCACCCCGAGTGTGGGTGCACCACTTGTGCGCGATACAGCCGCGCCTACCTGCGACATCTGGTAGTTACCGGGGAACTGGCAGCGCACCGGTTGCTGACGATTCACAATCTCCACTTCACCCTCAACCTCCTCAGAGATGCCGGGGAGGCCATTCGCGCCGACTCGTTTACCGCGTTTCGGGAGAGCGTGTCGGAGCGTCGTGCGTTTTCCGATACCGTGGGTCGTGGCTAG
- the yajC gene encoding preprotein translocase subunit YajC → MILAQASETSTSSIPTLIMFLFLGVVFYLMIVRPQRSRMRKQAELADSLEIGDQVQTVGGIFGSVRRIDEDGVVLEVENGSLKFSKRAIATKVNQD, encoded by the coding sequence GTGATTCTTGCCCAAGCTTCAGAGACCTCGACAAGTTCAATACCGACGCTGATCATGTTCCTGTTCCTCGGCGTGGTCTTCTACCTGATGATCGTGCGACCGCAACGATCTCGCATGCGGAAGCAAGCGGAATTAGCGGATTCGCTGGAGATCGGCGACCAGGTTCAAACCGTCGGAGGCATCTTCGGATCGGTTCGCCGGATTGACGAAGACGGTGTCGTCCTCGAGGTTGAGAACGGCTCACTCAAGTTCAGCAAACGCGCAATAGCCACGAAAGTCAATCAAGACTGA